In a single window of the Candidatus Marinarcus aquaticus genome:
- the purH gene encoding bifunctional phosphoribosylaminoimidazolecarboxamide formyltransferase/IMP cyclohydrolase, producing the protein MRALISVSDKSGVENFAKELVALGYEIISTGGTYNKLKEAGIAVIEANEVTKFPECFEGRVKTLNPYIHGGILHRRDKQSHLDQAKELGVEGIDLVCVNLYPFKATIEKTDDFEEIIENIDIGGPAMVRSAAKNFDSVIIVTDVADYDMVLNNLKNDTNTVEFRRDMMIKAYEHTAAYDSMIANYMNKRFNGGMGAKQFIVGEKVFDTRYGENPHQKGALYEFDKHLSNKFITLKGEASFNNMGDISGAAKIAGAFGEDNAVCIVKHGNPCGFAIKDTLLEAYTEALKCDPVSAFGGVVAVNGIVDLELAVKMNEIFLEVVFAADFTAEAEEELNKKKRIKLFKQGTKKLELANDAFNFKIVDGGFVYQDSDKVEEDEVKNAELKSKKEATAQEKKDMEIAVKVAAGTKSNCVVYVKDSAVVAIGMGMTSRVDAAKAALRKAEDMGIDVSGSVLASEAFFPFRDSIDAAAEAGVSCVIEPGGSVRDDEVIEAANEHGMSLYFTGIRHFLH; encoded by the coding sequence ATGAGAGCGTTAATCAGTGTAAGTGATAAAAGCGGTGTTGAAAATTTTGCAAAAGAGTTGGTAGCTTTAGGGTATGAAATCATCTCTACAGGTGGTACATACAACAAACTTAAAGAGGCAGGAATTGCGGTTATTGAAGCAAACGAAGTGACGAAGTTTCCAGAGTGTTTTGAAGGAAGAGTAAAAACATTAAATCCATACATTCACGGTGGAATTTTACACCGAAGAGACAAACAATCGCACCTTGACCAAGCTAAAGAGCTGGGAGTTGAAGGGATTGATTTAGTGTGTGTAAACTTATACCCATTTAAAGCAACGATTGAAAAAACAGATGACTTTGAAGAGATTATTGAGAACATTGACATCGGTGGTCCAGCAATGGTTCGAAGTGCGGCTAAAAACTTTGACTCAGTGATTATTGTAACGGATGTGGCTGATTATGATATGGTATTAAACAACCTTAAAAATGACACCAATACGGTTGAGTTCAGACGAGATATGATGATTAAAGCATACGAGCACACAGCGGCGTATGATTCTATGATTGCAAACTACATGAACAAACGATTCAACGGTGGAATGGGGGCAAAACAGTTTATCGTAGGTGAAAAAGTGTTTGATACACGATACGGAGAGAACCCACACCAAAAAGGTGCATTGTATGAGTTTGATAAACACTTGTCAAATAAATTCATCACACTAAAAGGTGAAGCAAGTTTTAATAACATGGGTGATATCTCAGGTGCAGCTAAAATTGCAGGTGCATTTGGTGAAGATAACGCAGTATGTATTGTAAAACATGGAAATCCTTGTGGATTTGCGATTAAAGACACCCTTTTAGAAGCCTATACTGAAGCACTTAAATGTGACCCTGTTTCTGCGTTTGGTGGAGTGGTTGCAGTAAATGGTATTGTGGATTTAGAGCTTGCAGTAAAAATGAATGAAATTTTCTTAGAGGTGGTATTTGCTGCAGATTTCACAGCTGAAGCAGAAGAGGAACTAAATAAGAAAAAAAGAATTAAACTCTTTAAACAAGGGACAAAAAAACTTGAACTTGCAAACGATGCCTTTAACTTTAAAATTGTGGATGGTGGATTTGTCTACCAAGACAGCGATAAAGTAGAAGAAGATGAAGTTAAAAATGCTGAACTTAAATCTAAAAAAGAGGCAACGGCACAAGAGAAAAAAGATATGGAAATCGCCGTTAAAGTGGCTGCAGGGACGAAATCTAACTGTGTTGTATATGTAAAAGATTCTGCAGTTGTAGCTATTGGTATGGGTATGACTTCACGAGTAGATGCAGCCAAAGCAGCACTTAGAAAAGCTGAAGACATGGGTATTGATGTAAGCGGTTCAGTATTGGCTAGCGAAGCATTCTTCCCATTCAGAGACTCAATTGACGCAGCGGCTGAAGCTGGGGTTTCGTGTGTGATTGAACCAGGTGGAAGTGTGAGAGATGATGAGGTGATTGAAGCGGCGAATGAGCATGGGATGTCGTTGTACTTTACAGGGATTAGACACTTCTTACACTAA
- a CDS encoding 5'-nucleotidase, whose translation MAIDLTDTLVIGVSATALFDLSEADTVFQEKIKTDPDTAIDRYRSYMLEKENEKLDDGTGMPLVKSLLNLNQHTKENEAPIVEVVVISKNSPETGFRVLKEIRRRNLPITRSAFTAGESSSIYLDAFYVDLFLTTNEKDAQEVIDSKVCASALVKKPPSKLQKLDENQVRFAFDADAVLFSEESEIVNQKEGLKEFWKEEDRSQDIPLQEGPYANLLKKLSKVQERLPGRIEYSPVKLAIMTARNSPAEMRVIKTLRAWNVYIDQAFFLGGLQKSRFLKAFKPHIFFDDQDSHLDPASSEVPSAKVLYPSNSPLVEIMNKKNKK comes from the coding sequence ATGGCAATTGATTTAACCGATACATTAGTAATAGGTGTTTCTGCAACAGCATTATTTGACTTATCAGAAGCAGATACAGTTTTTCAGGAAAAAATCAAAACTGACCCAGATACAGCTATAGATAGGTATCGTTCGTATATGTTGGAAAAAGAAAATGAAAAACTGGATGACGGTACTGGGATGCCATTAGTAAAGTCTTTATTAAATTTAAATCAACATACAAAAGAAAATGAAGCACCAATTGTTGAAGTTGTTGTTATCTCTAAAAATAGTCCGGAAACAGGTTTTAGAGTTTTAAAAGAAATAAGAAGAAGAAATCTACCAATAACAAGATCAGCTTTTACCGCAGGAGAAAGTAGTTCTATTTATTTAGATGCTTTTTATGTGGATTTATTTTTAACTACTAATGAAAAAGATGCACAAGAAGTAATTGATAGCAAAGTATGTGCATCTGCATTGGTAAAAAAACCACCTTCAAAATTACAAAAACTTGATGAAAACCAAGTTAGATTTGCTTTTGATGCAGATGCAGTATTATTTAGTGAAGAGAGTGAAATTGTTAATCAAAAAGAAGGTTTAAAAGAGTTTTGGAAAGAAGAAGATAGGTCTCAAGATATTCCGTTGCAAGAAGGTCCATATGCCAATCTACTAAAAAAATTATCAAAAGTCCAGGAGAGATTACCGGGGAGAATTGAATATTCACCTGTAAAACTAGCGATAATGACTGCAAGAAATAGTCCTGCGGAAATGAGAGTAATTAAAACATTAAGAGCTTGGAATGTTTATATTGATCAGGCATTTTTTCTTGGAGGATTGCAAAAAAGCCGTTTTCTGAAAGCCTTTAAACCACATATCTTTTTTGATGATCAAGACTCTCATTTAGACCCTGCATCTTCTGAAGTACCTAGTGCTAAAGTATTATATCCATCTAATTCTCCGTTAGTTGAGATTATGAATAAAAAGAATAAAAAGTAA
- a CDS encoding ORF6N domain-containing protein, which produces MENHSKILHQTIVDDKIFIIRGIQVMIDRDLAELYEVETKVLNQAVKRNSDSFPSDFMFRLSNEEKNELVTTCDRLEKIKHSTSNPLAFTEQGVYMLATVLKSKIAREVNISIMRTFTRLKNQSVPYFDIIKRLEKLETEDNKTKELLRSVVQVINSMQELQDEAKDKTKKIGFLRE; this is translated from the coding sequence ATGGAAAATCACTCAAAAATTCTACACCAAACTATTGTTGACGATAAAATATTTATTATTCGTGGTATTCAAGTCATGATAGATAGAGATTTAGCGGAACTTTATGAAGTTGAAACAAAAGTATTAAATCAGGCAGTTAAAAGAAACAGTGATAGTTTTCCTAGTGATTTTATGTTTCGATTAAGCAATGAAGAAAAAAATGAACTGGTCACAACTTGTGACCGGTTAGAAAAAATCAAACACTCTACATCAAATCCACTTGCTTTTACTGAACAAGGTGTCTATATGTTAGCAACTGTTTTAAAAAGTAAAATAGCAAGAGAAGTTAATATATCTATTATGCGAACTTTTACAAGACTTAAAAACCAATCAGTTCCCTATTTTGATATTATAAAACGTCTTGAAAAACTTGAAACAGAAGATAATAAAACCAAAGAGTTATTACGAAGTGTGGTACAAGTCATCAACTCGATGCAAGAACTTCAAGATGAAGCTAAAGATAAAACTAAAAAGATAGGTTTTCTAAGAGAATAA
- a CDS encoding NfeD family protein — MRLIFFFFIFIVNTSIFASNITHFSYEGAINPASNTFVKKAISHANEQNSQLIIFELNTPGGLFSSTRDMISQILNSSIPFVVYVSPKGARAASAGTYILYASHIAAMTQGSNVGAATPVQMGMIQDKNKNNNPLSTMKTKAINDATAYIESLAKLHGRNIQWAQKSVTEGASIDAQKALELGVINFVANDVQKLIQQLDQFEVEVNDKTLKLDTNNATLLTVEEGFKIKLLSYLSNPNIAYILMLIAMYGIFFEMMNPGSILPGVTGVISGALALYALNILPFDYAGLLLILIGVGLMAAEVFVVGFGVLGMGGVIAFVFGSLILFDEKTLGVDISLSLIAAFAVVSVVIFIYLLKIIIQERDQKAKTGTEQMLGTVATVVKKNNNGYKVAIHSEVWNALSQEEVQVGQEVIVEAIKGLTLQIKPKKKE; from the coding sequence ATGCGATTGATTTTTTTCTTTTTCATTTTTATAGTAAATACGTCTATTTTTGCTTCCAATATTACGCACTTTAGCTATGAGGGAGCTATTAATCCTGCAAGCAATACTTTTGTCAAAAAAGCGATTTCACACGCCAATGAGCAAAATTCTCAACTCATTATTTTTGAACTCAACACGCCGGGTGGATTGTTCTCTTCAACGCGTGATATGATTTCTCAAATTCTTAATTCAAGTATTCCTTTTGTGGTCTATGTCTCACCTAAAGGGGCACGAGCAGCAAGTGCAGGGACCTATATTTTATACGCTTCTCACATAGCTGCAATGACGCAAGGCAGTAATGTGGGTGCAGCAACACCTGTACAAATGGGCATGATACAAGATAAAAACAAAAACAACAATCCCCTTTCTACAATGAAAACAAAAGCAATCAATGATGCCACGGCGTATATTGAAAGTTTGGCAAAACTTCATGGCAGAAACATCCAATGGGCTCAAAAAAGTGTCACTGAAGGTGCGAGTATCGATGCTCAAAAAGCACTGGAACTGGGTGTGATTAATTTTGTTGCCAATGATGTTCAAAAACTCATACAACAGTTAGATCAATTTGAAGTGGAAGTGAATGATAAAACTCTCAAACTCGATACCAACAATGCGACGTTACTGACTGTAGAGGAGGGGTTTAAAATAAAACTTCTTTCATATCTGTCCAATCCCAATATAGCGTATATCTTGATGCTTATAGCGATGTACGGAATTTTCTTTGAGATGATGAATCCCGGTTCCATCCTTCCAGGAGTAACAGGAGTTATCAGTGGGGCTTTGGCTTTGTATGCGCTGAATATTCTGCCCTTTGATTATGCGGGATTGTTATTGATTTTGATTGGTGTGGGATTGATGGCAGCTGAAGTCTTTGTTGTGGGGTTTGGAGTGCTTGGTATGGGAGGTGTCATAGCTTTTGTCTTTGGCTCTTTGATTCTTTTTGATGAAAAGACATTGGGTGTAGATATATCGCTTTCACTCATTGCAGCTTTTGCAGTTGTGAGTGTGGTTATTTTTATCTATTTACTTAAAATCATCATTCAAGAGAGAGACCAAAAAGCAAAAACCGGGACAGAGCAGATGTTAGGTACTGTTGCGACGGTTGTGAAAAAAAACAACAATGGCTACAAGGTGGCCATCCATTCAGAAGTTTGGAATGCTTTGAGTCAAGAAGAGGTTCAAGTGGGCCAAGAGGTCATTGTTGAAGCAATAAAAGGTTTAACGCTTCAAATCAAACCAAAAAAAAAGGAGTAA
- a CDS encoding slipin family protein, with the protein MYMTAVYIVFIVIAILVASIRILKEYERGVVFTLGRFTGIKGPGLIIIIPIIQKMVKVDLRTVVLDVPSQDVISHDNVSVNVNAVVYFRVIDPEKAIIQVENFHDATSQLAQTTLRSVLGGHELDEMLAERERLNEDIQEILDKQTDAWGIKISNVEIKHIDLNENMIRAIAKQAEAERQRRAKVINAKGELEASKNLLEASNILAQNPQALQLRYLQTLSDISNDKTNTIVFPFGSELGKFFTPKG; encoded by the coding sequence ATGTATATGACTGCTGTATATATTGTATTTATTGTTATTGCCATTTTAGTTGCATCGATTCGTATTTTAAAAGAGTATGAAAGAGGTGTGGTCTTTACATTGGGACGATTTACAGGTATTAAAGGGCCTGGGCTTATTATCATTATTCCCATCATTCAAAAGATGGTCAAAGTGGATTTACGAACCGTAGTATTGGATGTCCCTTCACAAGATGTGATTTCACATGATAATGTGTCAGTTAATGTCAATGCGGTTGTCTATTTTCGAGTGATTGACCCTGAAAAAGCGATTATTCAAGTTGAAAATTTTCATGATGCAACCTCACAATTGGCACAAACGACTTTGCGGTCAGTTTTAGGTGGACATGAACTTGATGAGATGCTCGCTGAACGGGAAAGATTAAATGAAGACATTCAAGAGATACTTGATAAACAAACCGATGCTTGGGGGATTAAAATATCCAACGTAGAAATCAAACACATTGATTTAAATGAGAACATGATACGAGCCATTGCCAAACAAGCAGAAGCAGAACGTCAAAGAAGAGCCAAAGTGATTAATGCCAAAGGGGAGTTAGAAGCGAGTAAAAATTTACTGGAAGCATCCAATATCTTAGCACAAAATCCCCAAGCTCTACAACTGCGATATTTGCAGACTTTAAGTGACATATCCAATGACAAAACTAATACAATTGTCTTTCCTTTTGGAAGTGAATTGGGTAAATTTTTTACACCAAAAGGGTAA
- a CDS encoding MFS transporter, which produces MMQPTKSMFLAISSLFFSIGFLAIGYGMIMTFIGVFLKEQGTSDMVIGFINAAFFLGAMASSIFSQKIISTVGHIRSFVTFASLMVITFLMHSLFLNEFFWGILRLISGFAFYGLLIILESWLNEKSSNEQRGQILAIYTIIFYLATALGQLFLNIENDFRHMIFSIGAVLVLFSVIFIAMTKIKEPTIQPFERFSFPKLYNVVPLAVTGSFIGGFFVGGFFTMVPLYVLKVYDSKEVLSLFMMFTLLGGLIAQWPVGRLSDMYGRRKLIAFSGFFTALASLLFIIAPVNEFLVYLLGVILGVSIFCIYPLSLSRANDVIDENKDIVEISRALLFAYGAGSFCAPIVIGLGFDYLTPHAIFVMFTVLGIYLALYSLSRQRVADDDMSVYVQVPVASGAVMPEFDPRQDEEWVEEQQSNNE; this is translated from the coding sequence ATGATGCAACCAACTAAGTCTATGTTTTTAGCCATTTCCTCTCTCTTTTTTTCAATTGGATTTTTAGCCATTGGCTATGGAATGATTATGACTTTTATTGGTGTGTTTTTAAAAGAGCAAGGCACTTCAGATATGGTCATTGGTTTTATTAATGCTGCATTTTTTTTAGGGGCAATGGCTTCCTCTATTTTTTCTCAAAAGATTATCTCAACTGTGGGACATATTCGTAGTTTTGTCACGTTTGCTTCACTCATGGTAATTACATTTTTAATGCACTCTTTGTTTTTAAATGAGTTTTTCTGGGGCATTTTACGGCTTATTTCAGGATTTGCTTTTTATGGTCTTTTAATTATTTTAGAGAGTTGGCTCAATGAAAAGAGTTCTAACGAACAACGGGGGCAAATTTTAGCGATTTATACCATTATTTTCTATCTTGCAACGGCACTGGGACAACTGTTTTTAAACATTGAAAATGATTTTAGACATATGATATTCTCTATTGGTGCGGTATTGGTGCTGTTTTCAGTGATTTTTATTGCTATGACCAAAATTAAAGAACCCACCATTCAACCTTTTGAGCGTTTTAGTTTTCCCAAACTTTATAACGTGGTACCTCTTGCTGTGACAGGGAGTTTTATTGGTGGTTTTTTTGTGGGTGGATTTTTTACGATGGTGCCACTGTATGTCTTAAAAGTATACGACTCCAAAGAGGTGTTGTCGTTGTTTATGATGTTTACACTTTTAGGTGGGCTCATTGCACAATGGCCAGTAGGGCGCCTTTCAGATATGTATGGACGGCGAAAACTGATTGCGTTTAGTGGTTTTTTTACTGCATTGGCTTCGTTGCTATTTATTATTGCACCTGTTAATGAGTTTTTAGTCTATTTATTGGGTGTCATATTGGGTGTGAGTATCTTTTGTATTTACCCTTTGAGTCTTTCAAGAGCCAATGATGTCATTGATGAGAACAAAGATATTGTAGAAATCAGCCGAGCGCTTCTGTTTGCTTATGGTGCAGGGTCATTTTGTGCACCTATTGTGATTGGGTTGGGGTTTGATTATTTAACTCCTCACGCTATTTTTGTAATGTTTACTGTGTTGGGTATCTATTTGGCATTATACTCATTGTCAAGACAACGTGTGGCAGATGATGACATGAGTGTCTATGTACAAGTCCCTGTGGCTTCTGGTGCAGTGATGCCAGAGTTTGATCCACGACAAGATGAAGAGTGGGTTGAGGAACAACAAAGCAACAATGAATAG
- a CDS encoding ABC transporter substrate-binding protein, with protein sequence MKLRYLAIFFFLITFQTLNAKELKKITLQLSWFDQFQFAGYYMAKQKGFYEDAGLDVEIKPFSFGRDIPKEVNDGNVDFAVGRETLILDRSNNRNIVVLYALFQATPLVLLSTQESRIDSISKFKNRRIMTTIDDSSEVSLKAMINSHNIQMSDLSFVKHSHNIMDLVNKKVDVMSAYLSKTPYDLQQMGVKYHIFDPKKYGFDMYSDFLYTSDEMLHSDPNTVFLFKQASLRGWEYAYSNINESVDVIYEHYNSQNLTKEALQFEAEELKKLSYFGTSNLGEIQEDKLQRIYDLYNVMGLVKNQIQIKDFLAQNNFSTSLIFSQKEQEYLAKKERITMCMIPNVMPYGEMKNGHLIGFFADYVKLLEQKLNVHIDPIQTNSMVQTIEYLKNKKCEIIPGAQITQERKSYLNFTKPYLKIPFVLITQEDKPFITDLHMIQEKRLSMVSGYAITDLIKRKYQDFEFKEVKSIQEAFREVQNGNVYGTIAPLAVALYLIEKNHFKNLKISAKLDEVNYLRMSVVKDDVVLYSILDKVINSIDSSVIDSILNKWLYKQEESDFNYRLLLQMFLFFALVIAAILYRQHLLKKVNKSLTEKVNEKTKELQKINSELEMRIEKEVEKNLKKDRILSRQSKMAAMGEMIENIAHQWRQPLSIISTSASGMRLKKELSALDDKHFYEMIDTINNTVHYLSTTIDDFRYFFKPNKDKAFFSLKRCCERSLELLKPKLQNIELVLDLEEVQHFGFENEMVQVFMNIISNAKDALEHSKVQKKYIFITIHSMTNGVEIEIKDNAGGIPETILNKVSEPYFTTKHKSQGTGIGLYMCEEIISKHMGGKMEVNNQSFLYENTQYNGALFTIYLYND encoded by the coding sequence TTGAAGCTACGATACTTAGCTATATTTTTCTTTTTGATAACCTTTCAAACACTCAATGCAAAAGAACTCAAAAAAATAACACTTCAACTCTCATGGTTTGACCAATTTCAATTTGCGGGTTATTATATGGCCAAGCAAAAAGGGTTTTATGAAGATGCCGGTTTAGACGTTGAAATCAAACCTTTCTCTTTTGGACGAGATATTCCCAAAGAGGTCAATGATGGCAACGTGGATTTTGCAGTGGGGCGTGAAACGCTCATTTTAGATAGAAGCAACAATCGTAATATTGTGGTTTTGTATGCTCTTTTTCAAGCCACACCCTTGGTGCTTCTTTCAACACAAGAATCAAGGATTGATTCCATTTCCAAGTTTAAAAACCGTCGAATTATGACCACCATTGATGACTCTTCAGAGGTCTCTCTTAAAGCCATGATCAATTCACACAACATACAAATGAGTGATTTGAGTTTTGTAAAACACTCTCACAATATCATGGATTTGGTCAATAAAAAAGTTGATGTGATGTCAGCATATTTATCTAAAACACCGTACGACTTACAACAAATGGGGGTTAAGTATCATATTTTTGATCCCAAAAAATATGGCTTTGACATGTACAGTGATTTTTTATACACCAGCGATGAGATGCTGCATTCTGATCCGAACACCGTTTTTCTTTTTAAACAAGCCTCTTTACGTGGTTGGGAGTATGCTTATTCGAATATCAATGAGAGTGTGGATGTGATTTATGAACATTACAACTCTCAAAATCTCACCAAAGAGGCGTTGCAATTTGAAGCAGAGGAGCTGAAAAAACTCTCATATTTTGGAACAAGTAATTTAGGTGAGATTCAAGAGGATAAGTTGCAACGTATTTATGATTTGTACAATGTCATGGGATTGGTGAAAAACCAAATTCAAATCAAAGATTTTTTAGCCCAAAATAACTTCTCTACATCGTTGATTTTCTCTCAAAAAGAGCAAGAATATCTTGCAAAAAAAGAGCGTATTACGATGTGTATGATTCCAAATGTTATGCCATATGGTGAGATGAAAAATGGGCATCTTATTGGTTTTTTCGCAGATTATGTGAAGTTGCTTGAACAAAAATTGAATGTACACATTGACCCCATACAAACCAACAGTATGGTACAAACCATAGAGTATCTTAAAAACAAAAAGTGTGAAATCATACCGGGTGCGCAAATCACACAAGAGCGTAAGAGCTATTTAAACTTTACTAAACCCTATTTAAAAATACCGTTTGTACTGATTACTCAAGAAGATAAACCATTTATCACTGACTTGCATATGATTCAAGAGAAACGTTTATCGATGGTATCAGGGTATGCTATCACGGATTTGATTAAACGCAAATATCAAGACTTTGAATTTAAAGAGGTAAAGAGTATTCAAGAGGCTTTTAGAGAGGTTCAAAATGGCAATGTTTATGGAACCATTGCGCCATTGGCGGTTGCTTTATATTTGATTGAAAAAAATCATTTTAAAAACCTCAAAATCTCTGCAAAATTGGATGAAGTCAATTATTTGCGTATGAGTGTTGTTAAAGATGATGTAGTGCTTTATTCGATTTTGGATAAAGTCATTAACAGCATTGACAGTTCGGTGATTGATTCAATACTGAATAAATGGCTTTACAAACAAGAGGAGAGTGATTTTAATTACAGACTCTTATTACAGATGTTTTTGTTTTTTGCTTTGGTGATTGCTGCGATACTTTATAGACAACATCTGCTTAAGAAGGTGAATAAAAGCTTGACTGAAAAGGTCAATGAAAAGACCAAAGAGTTACAAAAAATCAACTCCGAGTTGGAAATGCGTATTGAAAAAGAGGTCGAAAAAAATTTAAAAAAAGACCGTATCTTATCGCGTCAATCAAAGATGGCAGCCATGGGTGAAATGATAGAAAACATTGCACATCAATGGCGACAACCTCTGTCAATTATCTCAACAAGTGCCAGTGGTATGCGACTAAAAAAAGAGCTCTCCGCTTTAGACGATAAACATTTTTATGAGATGATTGATACTATTAACAATACTGTACACTATCTCTCAACCACAATTGATGATTTCAGATACTTTTTTAAACCCAATAAAGATAAAGCCTTTTTCTCTCTTAAAAGATGTTGTGAACGCAGTTTGGAACTTCTTAAACCCAAATTGCAAAATATTGAGTTGGTTCTTGATCTTGAAGAGGTGCAACATTTTGGATTTGAGAATGAGATGGTGCAAGTTTTTATGAACATCATCAGCAATGCTAAAGATGCTTTAGAGCACTCAAAAGTGCAGAAAAAGTATATTTTTATCACCATTCATTCCATGACCAATGGAGTTGAAATTGAGATAAAAGATAATGCAGGGGGCATTCCTGAAACCATTTTAAACAAAGTCTCTGAGCCTTATTTTACAACCAAACATAAATCGCAAGGCACAGGCATAGGGCTTTATATGTGTGAAGAGATTATTTCAAAACATATGGGTGGAAAGATGGAAGTCAATAATCAAAGTTTTTTATATGAAAACACGCAATACAATGGTGCATTGTTTACGATTTATTTGTATAATGATTAA
- a CDS encoding DUF779 domain-containing protein produces the protein MNVERLKVTKEACDVIEQLKTEHGELVFNQSGGCCDGTAPMCYAKDDFYVPSRNIKLGEICGCEFYIDKDQFEYFKHSQITIDVKKESAAFGNSFSLEIDLGYQFITKSRIFTDEEYQQLQ, from the coding sequence ATGAATGTTGAACGTTTAAAAGTTACAAAAGAAGCGTGTGATGTTATTGAACAACTGAAAACAGAACATGGAGAATTGGTCTTCAATCAAAGTGGTGGTTGCTGTGATGGAACGGCACCCATGTGTTATGCTAAAGATGATTTTTATGTTCCCAGTCGAAATATAAAACTCGGAGAAATTTGTGGGTGCGAATTTTATATCGATAAAGATCAATTTGAATATTTTAAACATTCTCAAATCACGATTGATGTTAAAAAAGAGAGTGCTGCTTTTGGAAATTCATTCTCTTTAGAGATTGATTTAGGCTATCAGTTTATAACCAAATCACGAATTTTTACCGATGAAGAGTATCAACAATTACAATAA
- a CDS encoding aldehyde dehydrogenase family protein, whose translation MTHTKPTYKPQYENFIGGEWIAPKSGEYFENISPVDGEVLTKIPRSNEEDVELAIQAANKAFESFKHTSVVERSIMLNKVADAIEANLETIAVTETLDNGKTIRETLVADLPLVVDHFRYFASVIRAESGSVADLDENTVSQEIFEPYGVVAQIIPWNFPLLMAAWKLAPALAAGNCVVMKPASATPMSILLLMETIQDVLPKGTVNIINGAGGKIGKYLSTHPDIKKVGFTGETTTGQLIMQYATENIIPSTLELGGKSPNIFFESIMDADDAFFDKAIEGLVLFAFNSGEVCTCPSRALIQESIYEPFIKRVLERVEAIKLGNPLDEANMMGAQCSLNQKEKILEYIKIGKEEGAECLIGGDVYESETYPNGFYIQPTLFKGHNKMRIFQEEIFGPVLAVTTFKDEDEAIEIANDTIYGLGSGVWSRDAHQLHKMSRAIQAGRVWVNCYHMYPSHASFGGYKKSGIGRETHMMMLNSYRHTKNILTSYSKDALGFF comes from the coding sequence ATGACACATACAAAACCAACCTATAAACCTCAGTATGAAAATTTTATCGGAGGAGAGTGGATTGCGCCAAAAAGCGGTGAATATTTTGAAAATATTTCACCTGTTGACGGAGAGGTACTCACTAAAATTCCTCGTTCAAATGAAGAAGATGTAGAATTGGCTATTCAAGCTGCAAATAAAGCGTTTGAATCATTTAAACACACTTCAGTTGTTGAACGAAGCATCATGCTCAATAAAGTTGCCGATGCGATTGAAGCAAATTTAGAGACAATAGCCGTTACTGAAACTTTAGATAATGGGAAAACTATTCGTGAGACACTTGTAGCAGATCTTCCTTTAGTTGTCGACCACTTCAGATATTTTGCATCCGTTATTCGTGCGGAATCAGGAAGTGTTGCTGATTTGGATGAGAATACCGTTTCACAAGAGATTTTTGAACCTTATGGTGTTGTTGCTCAAATTATTCCATGGAACTTTCCTTTGCTTATGGCTGCTTGGAAACTAGCACCTGCGTTAGCTGCAGGAAACTGTGTGGTCATGAAACCTGCTTCAGCTACACCAATGTCAATTTTATTATTAATGGAAACCATTCAAGATGTTTTACCTAAAGGTACTGTCAATATAATCAACGGTGCGGGTGGAAAAATAGGGAAATATCTTTCTACACACCCTGATATTAAAAAAGTAGGGTTTACAGGAGAGACCACAACCGGTCAACTCATCATGCAATATGCAACTGAAAACATTATTCCTTCTACATTAGAATTAGGTGGTAAATCTCCTAATATTTTCTTTGAATCAATCATGGATGCAGACGATGCTTTTTTTGATAAAGCCATTGAAGGGTTAGTGCTGTTTGCATTTAACTCAGGAGAAGTATGTACTTGCCCTTCACGTGCCTTGATTCAAGAATCTATTTATGAACCGTTTATAAAAAGAGTATTGGAACGAGTCGAAGCCATTAAATTAGGAAACCCGCTGGATGAAGCCAATATGATGGGTGCGCAATGTTCATTAAATCAAAAAGAGAAAATTTTAGAATATATTAAAATCGGTAAAGAAGAAGGGGCTGAGTGTTTAATTGGGGGTGATGTCTATGAAAGTGAAACCTATCCTAACGGTTTTTATATTCAACCGACACTTTTCAAAGGTCATAACAAAATGAGAATCTTCCAAGAAGAGATTTTTGGTCCCGTACTTGCTGTAACTACTTTTAAAGATGAAGATGAAGCCATAGAAATTGCCAATGACACCATTTACGGATTGGGTTCAGGAGTGTGGTCAAGAGATGCGCACCAACTGCATAAAATGAGTCGAGCAATTCAAGCAGGTCGAGTATGGGTTAACTGTTACCACATGTATCCATCACATGCATCATTCGGTGGATATAAAAAATCAGGAATTGGTAGAGAAACTCATATGATGATGTTAAACTCTTACCGACACACGAAAAACATCTTAACGTCTTACAGTAAAGATGCCCTTGGATTTTTTTAA